One region of Xyrauchen texanus isolate HMW12.3.18 chromosome 11, RBS_HiC_50CHRs, whole genome shotgun sequence genomic DNA includes:
- the LOC127651433 gene encoding HUWE1-associated protein modifying stress responses, which translates to MEEKKEEGEAEIQEHGPEHWFSKWERQCLAEAEQEEPSEEETEQSQQKLWHLFQNSATAVAQLYKDRVCQQQGLSLWVPFQNAATAVTNLYKESVDAHQRSYELGIQIGHQRRNKDVLAWVKKRRRTIRREDLISFLCGKVPPPRSSRAPPRLAMVSPSRPASSETSSSVETDLQPFREAIALHGLSGAMASISMRSGAPGSPTHLSASSTPGRRRNGLHDVDLNTFIAEEMALHLDNGTRKRNSAQCNDVITDSPTHKRNRMI; encoded by the exons ATGGAGGAGAAGAAGGAGGAGGGGGAAGCGGAGATCCAGGAACACGGACCCGAGCACTGGTTCTCCAAATGGGAGCGGCAATGCCTCGCCGAGGCCGAGCAGGAGGAACCGAGCGAGGAGGAGACCGAGCAGAGCCAACAAAAACTCTGGCATCTCTTCCAGAACTCCGCCACAGCTGTAGCGCAATTGTATAAAG ATAGAGTATGCCAGCAACAGGGGCTATCTTTGTGGGTTCCCTTTCAAAATGCTGCAACTGCCGTCACTAACCTGTACAAAG AGAGTGTTGATGCCCATCAGCGGAGTTATGAATTGGGTATTCAGATTGGTCATCAGCGACGAAACAAAGATGTTCTGGCATGGGTGAAGAAGAGGAGGCGGACTATTCGACGTGAGGATCTTATAAGCTTCCTCTGTGGAAAAGTCCCACCGCCACGCAGCTCCAGGGCTCCACCAAGACTTGCAATGGTGTCGCCAAGCCGACCTGCATCCTCAGAGACAAGTTCATCTGTAGAAACAGACCTGCAGCCTTTCAGGGAGGCCATTGCCCTGCATG GTCTAAGTGGTGCCATGGCGAGTATCAGTATGCGCTCTGGAGCTCCAGGTTCGCCTACACACTTGAGCGCTAGCTCCACCCCCGGGCGCCGCAGAAACGGTCTCCACGATGTGGACCTCAACACTTTCATTGCCGAGGAGATGGCGCTCCACCTCGACAACGGAACTCGGAAACGAAACTCCGCCCAGTGCAATGATGTCATAACAGACTCGCCCACTCACAAACGCAATAGGATGATCTGA